One segment of Fructilactobacillus hinvesii DNA contains the following:
- a CDS encoding phosphoglycerate kinase has protein sequence MSKLIIDDLDLKDKKVLMRVDFNVPIKDGVVGDDNRIVAALPSIKYVIDHGGKAILFSHLGRIKSEDDKPGLSLRPVAEKLSKLLGKPVTFVPVNEGPQLEEAIDNMQDGQVLLAENTRYQDVINGEQVKRESGNDPKLGEYWASLGDVFVNDAFGTAHRSHASNVGIATAMEKAGKPVAAGFLLEKEIKFLGNAVDNPKHPFVAILGGAKVSDKIGVIDHLLDKADKIIIGGGMTYTFYAAKGIGVGNSLVEKDKIDVAKEILKKGGDKIVLPVDSVCADKFANDANTKVVDGSIPDGMMALDIGPKSIQLFEDVLKDAKTVVWNGPMGVFEMPNFAEGTLAIGRYLGTLKDATTIVGGGDSTAAVKELGVADKLTHISTGGGASLEYLEGKTLPGIACVSNKD, from the coding sequence ATGAGTAAATTAATCATTGATGATTTAGATCTCAAAGATAAAAAAGTCTTAATGCGGGTTGATTTCAACGTGCCGATTAAAGATGGTGTAGTTGGAGACGATAACCGAATCGTAGCCGCTTTACCTTCCATTAAATACGTGATTGATCACGGTGGCAAAGCCATCTTGTTCTCTCACTTGGGTCGGATTAAATCTGAAGATGACAAGCCTGGATTATCATTACGTCCGGTAGCAGAAAAGTTATCCAAATTATTGGGGAAACCAGTAACCTTTGTTCCAGTGAACGAAGGACCCCAACTAGAAGAAGCCATCGACAACATGCAAGATGGGCAAGTCCTACTAGCTGAAAATACTCGTTACCAAGATGTCATTAACGGCGAACAGGTTAAACGTGAATCTGGCAATGATCCTAAACTTGGCGAATACTGGGCTTCCCTTGGCGACGTTTTTGTAAACGATGCTTTCGGGACTGCTCACCGGAGCCATGCTTCTAACGTAGGAATTGCGACGGCAATGGAAAAAGCTGGCAAGCCAGTTGCCGCTGGTTTCTTATTAGAAAAAGAAATCAAGTTCTTAGGAAATGCGGTTGATAATCCAAAACACCCATTCGTAGCTATCTTAGGGGGTGCTAAGGTTTCCGATAAGATCGGTGTGATTGATCACCTCTTAGATAAGGCCGATAAGATCATCATCGGTGGGGGAATGACCTACACTTTCTACGCTGCTAAGGGAATTGGCGTTGGAAACTCATTAGTCGAAAAAGACAAGATTGACGTTGCCAAAGAAATTCTGAAAAAGGGTGGCGACAAGATTGTGCTGCCCGTGGATTCCGTTTGTGCTGACAAGTTTGCAAACGATGCCAACACCAAAGTCGTGGATGGTTCAATTCCGGATGGCATGATGGCCTTAGACATTGGACCAAAATCAATTCAACTGTTTGAAGACGTCTTAAAGGACGCTAAGACGGTGGTTTGGAACGGACCAATGGGTGTCTTTGAAATGCCAAACTTTGCCGAAGGTACGCTCGCAATTGGTCGTTACCTTGGGACTTTGAAGGATGCTACCACCATCGTTGGTGGAGGAGACTCAACTGCTGCCGTGAAAGAACTCGGCGTTGCTGACAAGTTAACTCACATCTCTACTGGTGGGGGAGCTTCCTTGGAATACTTGGAAGGAAAGACTTTACCAGGAATTGCTTGTGTTTCAAATAAAGATTAA
- the gap gene encoding type I glyceraldehyde-3-phosphate dehydrogenase codes for MTTKIGINGFGRIGRLAFRRIHELGAEGIEVAAINDLTTPSMLAYLLKYDSVHGRFPGKVESTEDAIIVDGKRIPVYAERDAKNIPWVKNDGVDFVLECTGFYTSKEKSQAHLDAGAKRVLISAPAGDITTVVPGVNLDVLSQDDKIVSAGSCTTSCLAPMAYWLNKDFGVKVGTMTTVHAYTATQALQDGPRSAKFANNRAAAVNTIPHSSGAAKAIGLVIPELDGALKGHAQRVATIDGSLTELVTVLDKNVTVDEVNDAMKSHENEAFGYNDDFIVSSDIVDDDHGSIFDPNQTEIVENDGLQLVKTVAWYDNEWGFTCNMVRTLLKFATM; via the coding sequence ATGACTACAAAGATTGGTATTAATGGTTTCGGACGAATTGGTCGTCTTGCATTCCGTCGGATTCACGAACTTGGCGCTGAAGGGATCGAAGTTGCTGCAATTAACGACTTAACTACCCCTTCAATGTTGGCTTACTTATTGAAGTATGACTCTGTTCACGGTCGTTTCCCTGGTAAAGTTGAATCAACTGAAGATGCAATCATCGTTGATGGTAAGCGCATTCCTGTTTACGCAGAACGTGATGCTAAGAACATTCCTTGGGTTAAGAACGATGGTGTTGACTTCGTACTTGAATGTACTGGTTTCTACACTTCCAAAGAAAAATCACAAGCTCACTTGGACGCTGGTGCAAAACGAGTATTGATTTCAGCTCCTGCTGGTGACATTACTACTGTTGTTCCTGGTGTTAACTTGGATGTCTTGAGCCAAGACGATAAGATCGTTTCTGCTGGTTCATGTACTACTAGTTGTTTAGCACCTATGGCTTACTGGTTAAACAAAGACTTCGGTGTTAAGGTTGGTACTATGACCACTGTCCACGCTTACACTGCTACTCAAGCATTGCAAGATGGTCCACGGAGTGCTAAGTTTGCTAACAACCGTGCTGCTGCCGTTAACACGATTCCTCACAGTTCTGGTGCTGCTAAAGCTATTGGTTTAGTTATCCCAGAACTTGATGGTGCTTTGAAGGGTCACGCACAACGGGTTGCTACTATCGATGGTTCCTTAACTGAATTAGTAACTGTTCTAGACAAGAACGTTACGGTTGACGAAGTTAACGACGCTATGAAGAGCCACGAAAACGAAGCCTTTGGTTACAACGACGACTTCATCGTATCTTCAGACATCGTTGATGATGACCACGGTTCCATTTTCGATCCTAACCAAACTGAAATCGTTGAAAACGATGGTTTACAATTAGTTAAGACGGTCGCTTGGTACGATAACGAATGGGGTTTCACTTGCAACATGGTTCGGACTTTACTTAAGTTCGCTACGATGTAA
- a CDS encoding phenolic acid decarboxylase gives MNREIITLQDFIGMQLIYTYDNGWEYEIYIKNANKIDYRIHSGIVGGRWVKNQTVNLIELAPGIFKVVWTEPTGTDVSLDFMPNENKTHGEIFFPKWVDEHPEITVCYQNDYLEQMHEAREKYSTYPKTVVSEFSTITVKRQRGSNDESVINQAPYSGMVEDIRTKKI, from the coding sequence ATGAATCGTGAAATTATCACTCTGCAGGATTTTATTGGAATGCAATTAATTTATACTTATGATAATGGATGGGAGTATGAAATTTACATTAAAAATGCCAATAAAATTGATTACCGGATCCATAGTGGTATCGTGGGGGGACGTTGGGTTAAAAATCAAACCGTTAATCTGATAGAACTGGCTCCGGGAATTTTTAAGGTGGTTTGGACGGAACCCACTGGAACTGATGTATCCTTGGACTTCATGCCCAATGAAAATAAAACGCACGGGGAAATCTTTTTTCCCAAGTGGGTTGATGAACATCCAGAAATTACAGTTTGTTATCAAAATGATTATCTTGAGCAGATGCATGAGGCTCGAGAAAAGTACTCCACTTATCCGAAAACGGTCGTTTCTGAGTTTTCAACGATTACCGTTAAGCGGCAACGAGGAAGTAATGATGAAAGTGTAATCAACCAAGCTCCTTACTCAGGAATGGTTGAAGATATTAGAACCAAAAAAATTTAA
- the clpP gene encoding ATP-dependent Clp endopeptidase proteolytic subunit ClpP, whose product MKFKTEREDSTMPLVPTVVENSPQGERAYDIYSRLLKDRIVMLSGEIEDNMANAVIAQLLFLDAQDSDKDIYLYINSPGGVITSGMAIYDTMNFIKADVQTIVMGMAASMASVLATAGAKGKRFALPHAQIMIHQPSGGAQGQQTEIEIAAKEILRARKMINELLAEHSGQPLSKINRDTERDNYLTAPEAVDYGLIDGIMKNSSDKK is encoded by the coding sequence ATTAAATTTAAAACAGAAAGAGAGGATTCAACTATGCCATTAGTTCCAACTGTCGTTGAAAACTCACCACAAGGTGAACGCGCATATGACATCTACTCACGCTTACTGAAAGACCGGATCGTTATGCTTTCCGGAGAAATTGAAGATAACATGGCCAACGCCGTGATTGCCCAGTTACTGTTCTTGGATGCCCAAGACTCTGACAAGGACATTTATCTCTACATTAACTCTCCTGGTGGTGTGATTACTTCCGGGATGGCCATCTACGATACCATGAACTTCATCAAAGCCGACGTGCAAACGATCGTCATGGGGATGGCCGCTTCTATGGCCAGTGTTTTGGCTACGGCCGGTGCCAAAGGAAAACGGTTTGCATTACCACACGCCCAAATCATGATTCACCAACCATCTGGTGGAGCTCAAGGGCAACAAACTGAAATTGAGATTGCTGCCAAAGAAATTCTGCGGGCTCGGAAAATGATTAACGAACTCTTAGCAGAACATTCTGGTCAACCACTTTCAAAGATTAACCGTGATACAGAACGGGATAATTACTTAACCGCTCCTGAAGCAGTTGACTACGGATTGATTGACGGCATCATGAAAAATAGTTCCGATAAAAAATAA
- the whiA gene encoding DNA-binding protein WhiA, which produces MSYASDVKKELTRLEVHRTNAKAELMALIRMNGTLTLSNQHFSLEVQSENSAIAQRIYRLLLQFYQVKASVVVRKKMKLKKNNLYVVRLQQRVEPILDDLGILDHYQILERVPVELLQDDLQVRSYLRGAFLAGGSVNNPQTSRYHLEIYSLYEDHSEMLTEMMNQYHLGAKQTKRRSGYIVYLKEAEKIADFLQLIGATNAMLKFEDIRIVRDMRNSVNRLVNCENANMNKVANASTRQIENIQLIEERVGLDALPPKLRDVAETRLKNQEVSLKELGELVENGPISKSGVNHRLHKINDYAEKLRAEL; this is translated from the coding sequence ATGTCATATGCAAGTGATGTCAAAAAAGAACTGACCCGGTTAGAGGTGCATCGCACCAATGCCAAAGCAGAATTGATGGCTTTGATTCGGATGAATGGAACGCTGACATTATCCAATCAACACTTCTCGTTAGAAGTGCAGTCGGAAAACTCGGCCATTGCGCAACGCATCTATCGTTTGTTGTTGCAGTTTTATCAGGTGAAGGCCAGCGTTGTGGTTCGAAAAAAGATGAAACTTAAAAAGAATAACCTCTACGTGGTCCGGCTCCAGCAACGGGTAGAGCCCATTTTGGATGACCTTGGCATCTTGGACCACTACCAGATTTTAGAACGGGTACCGGTCGAATTGTTACAAGATGACCTGCAGGTTCGTTCCTACCTTCGGGGGGCCTTTTTAGCGGGAGGATCGGTTAATAATCCACAAACCTCACGGTACCACTTGGAAATCTACTCCCTCTACGAAGATCACAGTGAGATGTTAACCGAGATGATGAACCAGTATCACTTGGGAGCCAAGCAGACCAAACGGCGGAGTGGGTACATTGTCTACCTCAAAGAAGCCGAAAAAATTGCGGACTTTTTGCAATTGATTGGGGCAACGAATGCCATGTTAAAATTTGAGGACATTCGGATTGTGCGCGACATGCGGAACTCTGTGAACAGACTGGTCAACTGTGAAAATGCCAATATGAATAAGGTGGCCAACGCCTCAACCCGACAGATTGAAAACATTCAACTGATTGAAGAGCGGGTGGGCCTGGATGCTTTACCGCCCAAGCTTCGGGATGTAGCTGAAACCCGGTTGAAGAATCAGGAAGTTAGTTTAAAGGAACTCGGGGAACTGGTGGAAAATGGGCCCATCTCTAAATCGGGAGTGAATCATCGGCTTCATAAAATTAATGATTATGCCGAAAAGTTACGAGCAGAACTCTAA
- a CDS encoding gluconeogenesis factor YvcK family protein — MVDKVAKRIDRPRMVVIGGGTGLPVILRNLKKRDVDITAIVTVADDGGSSGILRNYINVLPPGDIRNVLVALSTLPELYLDIFQYRFKSSDKFLSGHAIGNLIITALSEMEGGFFAAVQELTRMMQVDGHVYPVCDEELVLHAEFSDGSQLAGEAEITAAQKLVKRVWVESPTDDHQPEAVPDVIDAIMNADQIVLGPGSLYTSILPNLMVSNVGQAVKKTSAEVVYICNIMTQKGETDHFTDADHVRVLDRQLGQQFVNTVLVNNRPVPASYIDHQRWGDESQPVGHDYQGLKDLGCRVISSDFLELKDHGAFHNGQLVSNELIRLLGQPKFNH, encoded by the coding sequence ATGGTAGATAAAGTTGCAAAACGAATTGATCGCCCCCGCATGGTGGTGATTGGCGGAGGGACCGGTTTGCCCGTGATCCTACGCAACCTGAAAAAACGAGATGTGGACATTACGGCGATCGTAACGGTGGCCGATGACGGGGGTTCGTCTGGAATCCTGCGAAATTACATCAACGTGTTACCGCCAGGCGACATTCGCAACGTGTTGGTAGCTTTGTCAACGTTACCGGAACTTTACCTGGATATTTTTCAGTATCGGTTTAAGTCTTCTGACAAGTTTTTGTCGGGGCATGCGATTGGAAACTTAATCATTACGGCACTCTCAGAGATGGAGGGAGGCTTTTTTGCAGCGGTGCAGGAATTAACCCGAATGATGCAGGTCGATGGTCACGTTTACCCAGTTTGTGACGAAGAACTAGTGCTTCATGCTGAATTTAGCGATGGGAGTCAATTGGCCGGAGAAGCCGAAATTACTGCGGCACAAAAGTTAGTAAAACGGGTCTGGGTAGAGTCACCGACCGATGATCATCAACCAGAGGCCGTTCCCGATGTGATCGATGCCATCATGAATGCAGATCAAATTGTGCTGGGACCCGGGAGTTTGTACACCAGTATCTTACCGAATCTGATGGTTAGTAACGTCGGACAAGCAGTGAAGAAAACCAGTGCCGAAGTGGTGTACATCTGTAACATCATGACCCAAAAAGGGGAGACGGACCACTTTACGGATGCCGATCACGTGCGGGTGCTAGACCGGCAATTAGGGCAACAGTTTGTTAACACGGTGTTGGTTAATAATCGGCCCGTCCCCGCTAGTTACATTGATCACCAACGGTGGGGAGACGAATCCCAACCGGTGGGCCATGACTACCAGGGGCTCAAGGATTTGGGCTGCCGGGTGATTTCATCTGATTTTTTAGAACTCAAGGATCATGGAGCGTTTCATAATGGTCAATTGGTTTCTAACGAATTGATTCGGTTACTCGGCCAACCAAAATTTAATCATTAG
- the rapZ gene encoding RNase adapter RapZ, with translation MRTDDQLVIITGMSGAGKTKALQTFEDLGYFCVDNLPTALMGKFTELLRTSSEINQVAVVLDLRSAESSQAVVQTLLEIAKRHDEREAVLFLDADTEKLVSRYEESRRDHPLARNGRVVDGIEKERQLLKSVRANASWVIDTTDLKPQDLKAKIIARFEQRDFPRFHVELMSFGFKYGLPLDADMTFDVRFLANPYYLPKLRDQTGKDQPVYDYVMQQDSAEEFFTKALDLLEFELPRIRQSSKASETIAIGCTGGQHRSVAMTERFASHLRKLGYVVNVTHRDIERHKGA, from the coding sequence ATGCGTACAGATGATCAGTTGGTAATCATAACCGGAATGAGTGGAGCGGGAAAAACCAAGGCCCTGCAAACTTTTGAAGACTTGGGGTACTTTTGTGTGGATAACCTGCCCACCGCTTTAATGGGAAAGTTTACGGAATTACTGCGAACCTCCAGTGAGATTAATCAAGTAGCCGTGGTCTTAGACTTGCGGTCAGCGGAATCCAGCCAGGCCGTAGTGCAGACTCTGCTTGAGATTGCTAAACGGCATGATGAACGCGAAGCAGTTCTCTTTTTGGATGCTGACACGGAAAAGTTGGTCTCTCGTTACGAAGAAAGTCGTAGAGATCACCCGTTAGCTCGGAACGGTCGGGTTGTGGATGGAATTGAAAAAGAACGGCAGTTGTTAAAATCAGTGCGCGCTAACGCTAGCTGGGTCATTGATACCACTGATTTGAAGCCACAGGATTTAAAAGCAAAAATTATTGCGCGGTTTGAACAGCGTGACTTTCCCCGTTTTCACGTTGAGTTAATGTCATTTGGGTTTAAATACGGGTTGCCGTTGGATGCTGACATGACGTTTGACGTCCGTTTTTTGGCCAACCCGTATTACTTACCAAAGTTGCGCGACCAAACTGGCAAAGACCAGCCGGTGTATGATTACGTTATGCAGCAGGATAGTGCCGAGGAATTCTTTACTAAGGCCCTTGATTTATTGGAATTTGAACTGCCCCGGATTCGCCAGAGTTCTAAGGCTAGTGAAACGATTGCCATCGGTTGTACCGGGGGTCAACACCGGTCGGTTGCAATGACCGAACGGTTCGCCAGCCATTTACGGAAACTGGGTTATGTAGTTAACGTAACCCACCGTGACATCGAACGACATAAAGGAGCATAG
- the uvrA gene encoding excinuclease ABC subunit UvrA has product MANDVIKIRGAREHNLKDVNVDIPKNKLVVMTGLSGSGKSSLAFDTLYAEGQRRYVESLSSYARQFLGQMNKPDVDSITGLSPAISIDQKTTSKNPRSTVGTVTEINDYLRLLWARVGTPVCPNDGTVIQSQSVDQMIDRTLELPERTRLQILSPIVRSKRGQHKKVLQRIKKEGFVRIIVDGEQHDVNDELDLNKNQRHDISIVIDRIVVKPGINARLSDSLETALRLSEGYATLDFLGKREPLLFSEHYACPVCGFTVGQLEPRLFSFNSPLGACPECDGLGAKLEVDEELVIPDPGKTLREGVIEPWNPISSKYYPTLLEQAAAAFKIDMDTPFEQLPKAQQDLLLHGSQGKEFHFHYESDFGGVRDADVPFEGVMNNIARRYHDTSSDFTRDQMRKYMRELTCQACQGLRLNEKALAVKINGLSIAEVCEQNITDEFHFFEKVELGEQDTTIAKPVIKEIRDRLDFLLNVGLSYLTLSRAARTLSGGEAQRIRLATQIGSNLSGILYVLDEPSIGLHQRDNARLIKSLQQMRDLGNTLVVVEHDQETMLSADYLVDVGPGAGANGGQIMATGTPTEVEHNPASLTGQYLAGEKFIPVPLHRRSGTGKFVTVKGAQENNLKNITVKFPLGEFNVVTGVSGSGKSTLVNDILKRALAQKLNHNSAKPGRYRSLTGYQQIEKLINIDQSPIGRTPRSNPATYTGVFDDIRDLFAKTNEAQLRGYHKGRFSFNIKGGRCETCHGDGILKIGMDFLPDVYVPCEVCHGKRYNAETLQVEYKGKNIAEVLDLTVREALDFFSAIPKITRKLQTIADVGLGYVKLGQPATTLSGGEAQRMKLASELHKRSSGKNFYILDEPTTGLHTDDVKRLLQVLQALVDEGNTVLIIEHNMDVIKQADHVIDLGPEGGDAGGTVVATGTPEAITKVAASYTGQYLKPILAQDTARTKAQSTD; this is encoded by the coding sequence GTGGCCAATGATGTGATTAAGATTCGGGGTGCCCGTGAACACAACTTAAAGGACGTGAACGTTGATATTCCGAAGAATAAACTGGTGGTAATGACGGGACTGTCCGGTTCGGGGAAGAGTTCTTTAGCATTTGATACCCTATATGCGGAAGGACAACGGCGGTACGTAGAGAGTTTATCCTCCTACGCGCGTCAGTTTTTAGGTCAGATGAACAAACCAGACGTGGATTCGATTACGGGACTGAGTCCGGCTATTTCGATTGATCAGAAAACAACGTCAAAAAACCCGCGGTCCACGGTGGGAACGGTTACGGAAATTAACGACTACCTGCGGTTATTGTGGGCCCGGGTAGGAACCCCCGTTTGTCCTAACGACGGTACGGTCATTCAGAGCCAGTCGGTGGATCAGATGATTGATCGGACCCTGGAACTGCCAGAACGAACGAGATTACAAATTTTATCGCCCATCGTGCGTTCCAAACGGGGACAGCACAAGAAAGTCTTACAACGAATTAAAAAAGAAGGATTTGTCCGCATCATTGTTGATGGCGAACAGCATGACGTCAACGATGAACTCGATTTGAATAAGAACCAACGGCATGACATTAGCATTGTAATTGATCGAATCGTCGTGAAACCAGGGATTAACGCCCGTTTGTCTGATTCACTAGAAACGGCTCTACGCTTGAGTGAGGGCTATGCCACGTTGGATTTCTTGGGGAAACGAGAACCACTGTTATTTTCTGAACACTATGCCTGTCCAGTGTGCGGGTTTACCGTGGGCCAATTAGAACCACGCCTGTTCTCATTCAACTCGCCGCTCGGGGCTTGTCCAGAGTGTGATGGACTCGGAGCTAAATTAGAAGTAGATGAAGAACTTGTGATTCCGGATCCAGGCAAAACCCTCCGTGAAGGGGTAATTGAACCTTGGAATCCGATTAGTTCCAAGTACTACCCAACACTTTTAGAGCAAGCAGCGGCTGCATTTAAGATTGATATGGATACGCCGTTTGAACAGCTTCCCAAAGCACAGCAAGATTTGCTTTTACATGGTTCCCAGGGAAAAGAATTTCACTTCCACTACGAAAGTGACTTTGGGGGCGTGCGGGATGCTGACGTTCCGTTTGAAGGTGTGATGAATAACATTGCACGCCGTTATCATGACACTAGTAGTGACTTTACCCGGGATCAAATGCGTAAATACATGCGCGAGTTAACCTGTCAGGCTTGTCAGGGGTTGCGGTTAAACGAAAAGGCTCTGGCGGTGAAAATCAACGGCTTGAGTATTGCCGAAGTTTGTGAGCAAAACATTACGGACGAGTTTCACTTCTTTGAGAAGGTAGAACTTGGCGAACAGGATACAACGATTGCTAAACCAGTGATTAAAGAGATTCGGGATCGTTTGGATTTCTTGCTCAACGTGGGGTTAAGTTATTTGACGCTCTCTCGGGCAGCCCGAACCCTTTCAGGTGGAGAAGCCCAACGGATTCGGTTAGCAACTCAAATTGGATCTAACCTATCGGGAATTCTGTACGTTTTGGATGAACCATCGATTGGGCTGCACCAACGCGATAACGCTCGCTTGATTAAATCGCTACAACAGATGCGAGATCTTGGAAACACCCTAGTTGTGGTAGAACACGATCAGGAGACGATGCTATCTGCTGACTATCTGGTTGACGTGGGCCCCGGAGCAGGGGCGAACGGAGGTCAAATTATGGCCACCGGGACCCCGACAGAAGTGGAACATAATCCGGCTTCTTTAACGGGGCAATATCTAGCGGGAGAGAAGTTTATTCCCGTACCCTTGCACCGGCGTTCTGGCACCGGAAAATTCGTGACGGTGAAGGGGGCTCAGGAAAATAATCTGAAAAACATCACGGTGAAATTTCCCCTGGGAGAGTTTAACGTCGTGACGGGAGTTTCGGGATCAGGAAAGTCAACGCTGGTGAATGATATTCTGAAGCGCGCTTTAGCCCAAAAACTTAACCATAATTCGGCTAAACCAGGACGTTATCGATCGCTAACGGGCTACCAACAGATTGAAAAATTAATTAACATTGATCAAAGTCCAATTGGACGGACTCCCCGGAGTAATCCGGCCACCTATACGGGGGTTTTTGATGATATTCGGGACTTATTTGCTAAGACCAATGAAGCGCAACTACGGGGGTATCACAAGGGACGCTTTAGTTTTAACATCAAGGGCGGTCGCTGTGAAACGTGTCATGGAGACGGAATCCTGAAGATTGGAATGGATTTTCTGCCGGATGTTTACGTTCCCTGCGAGGTTTGCCATGGGAAACGTTATAACGCCGAAACCCTCCAGGTAGAATACAAGGGCAAAAACATTGCTGAAGTGTTGGACTTAACGGTCCGCGAAGCGCTCGACTTTTTCTCGGCCATTCCAAAGATCACCCGCAAGTTACAAACGATTGCAGACGTTGGCCTGGGATACGTGAAGTTGGGACAACCAGCTACCACGCTGTCTGGAGGCGAGGCGCAACGGATGAAGCTTGCTTCTGAATTGCACAAACGGTCCTCCGGAAAGAACTTCTATATTTTGGATGAACCAACGACCGGCCTCCATACGGACGACGTGAAACGGCTATTGCAAGTCCTACAAGCCCTGGTTGATGAGGGAAACACCGTTTTAATCATCGAGCACAACATGGATGTAATTAAGCAAGCTGACCACGTGATTGATTTGGGTCCAGAAGGTGGAGACGCCGGGGGAACGGTGGTAGCTACCGGAACTCCGGAGGCAATTACGAAGGTGGCTGCTAGTTACACGGGCCAGTACTTAAAACCAATTTTGGCTCAAGACACTGCCCGGACCAAGGCCCAAAGCACAGATTAA